In Monomorium pharaonis isolate MP-MQ-018 chromosome 3, ASM1337386v2, whole genome shotgun sequence, a genomic segment contains:
- the LOC105833321 gene encoding putative homeodomain transcription factor: MRLIHMGLNELVHWYQKKIGMYDKQQWERTIEQHILDGLTHVPMKTTKPKTELIDVDLVRGSSFPKAKPQHGLLTVACLAFQRLLFLPLYKKWWIQQTSYRIFLLFLLLYSLQAINIFLYYVYGNRENEMEIISMSEVLVPIVMMFVLCIVHSHIVSTHSGPIMTYNQSRQRITRRSRHVRCRNGKSRPRQNLRVHKDSKSSQDMVLASDKASTGSEEIFTAVRFAKKVVIQNSSTSNQSQESASAQVVYDKESISTTGENSDPTNESSTNREQENNDAPEEHVANIHQDDDGFESLNGNVSSDNDKVIGRGLGQRNKSQLGVMQQNKVRMSWSEDSNGQISSKNSAPDPLKNDDNFMDSKTNIHGNIKDKDASKILGSRDARQQCESEEEGECEEATTHHLTEATTSATEWMGVTTNSDECSYSSELGESDITSETNLNYGEFVEHPSSWEFELPPSILFNSTCTSSDRVSCTIWTRRDIKKAELSVLDISSAIIARVESMPEGMNYFYSGLILSIALCLIPSIKRLSDHTGQDNIGNASLSLLPNDMIQANLETYTDILCRIIGIAFGNTFWERTVVLISTFERFTLSCCLFFMLAVAERTYKQRLLYAKLFSHLTSSRRARKSDLPHFRLNKVRNIKTWLSVRSYLKRRGPQRSVDIIVSAVFIVTLLLLSFVSLELIKDLESLHSRDNVEALFWSFSLGIFILRFMTLGTKINKKYRNLSVLITEQINLYLQIEQKPHKKEELMVANSVLKLAADLIKELESPFKISGLSANPYLYTITKVVLLSALSGVLSELLGFKLKLHKIKIK, encoded by the exons ATGCGTTTAATCCATATGGGTCTCAACGAATTAGTGCACTG GTATCAAAAAAAGATTGGTATGTATGATAAGCAACAATGGGAGAGAACTATAGAACAACACATTCTTGATGGCCTTACGCATGTTCCAATGAAAACAACAAAACCTAAGACAGAACTGATTGATGTGGATCTTGTTCGTG gATCTTCATTTCCAAAAGCCAAGCCACAGCATGGTTTGCTCACAGTAGCTTGCCTAGCGTTTCAGCGACTCTTGTTCCTTccattatacaaaaaatggtGGATACAGCAAACGAGTTATCGCATCTTTCTGCTTTTCTTATTACTGTACAGCTTGCAAGCAATCAACATCTTTCTGTATTATGTTTATGGAAACAGAGAAAACGAGATGGAA ATTATATCAATGTCAGAAGTATTAGTACCTATTGTTATGATGTTTGTTCTGTGCATTGTTCATTCCCATATCGTATCAACACATTCAGGTCCTATTATGACGTATAATCAATCCAGGCAACGAATAACAAGACGCTCACGTCATGTTAGATGCAGAAATGGAAAGTCAAGGCCTAGACAAAATTTAC GTGTACATAAGGATTCAAAATCTTCTCAAGATATGGTACTCGCCTCTGATAAAGCAAGTACGGGGAGTGAAGAAATATTCACTGCTGTAAGATTTGCTAAAAAAGTGGTGATCCAGAATTCCTCGACTTCCAATCAATCTCAG GAATCTGCAAGTGCTCAAGTAGTGTATGACAAAGAATCAATAAGTACAACTGGAGAAAATTCTGACCCTACAAATGAAAGTTCAACTAATCGTGAACAGGAAA ATAATGATGCGCCAGAAGAACATGTAGCAAATATACATCAAGATGATGATGGCTTTGAGAGCCTGAATGGTAATGTTTCCAGTGACAATGATAAAGTAATAGGTCGTGGATTGGGGCAAAGAAATAAATCACAACTGGGTGTAATGCAGCAGAATAAAGTTCGCATGTCATGGTCGGAAGATAGCAACGGCCAGATTTCATCAAAGAATTCAG CACCTGACCcgttaaaaaatgatgacaATTTTATGGATAGCAAAACCAATATTCACGGCAATATTAAG GATAAAGACGCATCAAAAATATTGGGATCGAGAGATGCACGGCAACAGTGCGAGAGTGAGGAAGAAGGCGAGTGTGAGGAAGCTACAACGCATCATCTCACGGAGGCAACGACTTCCGCCACAGAATGGATGGGAGTAACAACCAACAGTGACGAGTGTAGTTACAG cTCGGAACTAGGAGAATCTGACATAACCAGCGAGACTAATCTTAATTATGGGGAATTTGTGGAGCATCCATCTTCATGGGAATTTGAATTGCCGccttcaatattatttaattccacTTGCACATCATCTGATCGCG tTTCGTGCACGATTTGGACGCGGCGTGATATCAAAAAGGCTGAATTATCAGTGCTCGATATTAGTTCAGCAATTATCGCCAGAGTCGAATCCATGCCAGAGGgcatgaattatttttacagtggTTTGATACTTAGCATCGCATTATGTCTAATACCGTCGATAAAACGCTTGAGTGATCACACAGGACAAGACAACATCGGTAACGCGTCTCTTAGTCTATTACCAAACGATATGATTCAGGCGAACTTGGAAACATATACCGATATCTTGTGTAGAATAATTGGTATAGCATTTGGAAATACTTTTTG GGAACGAACAGTGGTATTAATTTCAACGTTTGAACGATTTACGCTGTCCTGTTGTTTATTCTTCATGCTGGCAGTAGCGGAACGAACATACAAGCAGAGGCTTTTATATGCGAAATTATTCTCTCATTTAACATCATCTAGACGCGCGCGAAAGTCCGATTTGCCACACTTCCGTTTGAACAAAGTGCGCAACATAAAAACATGGTTAAGCGTTAgatcttatttaaaa CGAAGAGGCCCACAACGATCTGTAGATATAATTGTTTCAGCAGtatttattgttacattattattgctgTCATTCGTAAGTTTGGAGTTAATTAAA GATCTTGAAAGTTTACATTCGCGAGACAATGTCGAAGCATTATTTTGGAGTTTCTCACTtgggatatttatattacgatTTATGACGTTAGGAACAAAGATCAACAAAAAGTATAGAAATCTCTCAGTTTTAATAACTGAGCAG attaacttatatttgcaaattgaGCAAAAGCCACATAAGAAGGAAGAGCTTATGGTTGCAAATAGCGTGTTAAAATTGGCGGCCGACTTAATAAAG gaACTGGAAAGTCCGTTTAAAATCTCTGGACTCTCAGCCAATCCATATCTATACACTATTACTAAAGTGGTGCTACTGTCAGCACTCTCAGGAGTGCTTTCAGAACTGCTTGGTTTCAAACTGAagctacataaaataaaaatcaaataa
- the LOC105833323 gene encoding divergent protein kinase domain 2A isoform X2, translating into MILYHIRNIILGFKKWRILLLIGTCVLALRINVILQTLYPSVTQLTELHKCPVCYGASACHNVHRIDLLWNDVNAVISHLFGVKNVFYGTYNQSKVVLKKLAYSSELKALDVTLCNKLHLAYPCLNVPLDEYATDFYGLIRRTITSDFSKDDTSRLRLCPTIEHLDDLFYNIHLNNKHIDPTQYLINLWTLVSINPEPLILQILSAEDGWPVPKYFGACGRVIIEEYIGSPLSDCYDKSWIERVKIASSLLNAAYMFTFKNEKFSFYLTDISADNIAVDHENVAKFIDLENIIIVDKDISQEDKLKEWQKIHNNMMHLDCPNCFAFSAEDICNHHLSDHNYYAICQTEHEQH; encoded by the exons atgATTCTGTATCATATACGTAACATAATCCtcggatttaaaaaatggagaatATTACTGTTAATCGGTACCTGCGTTCTTGCTTTgagaataaatgttattttgcaaaCTTTGTATCCTTCAGTAACGCAGCTGACGGAGCTGCACAAGTGTCCGGTGTGTTACGGGGCTTCCGCGTGTCATAACGTTCATAGAATAGATCTTCTATGGAATGATGTTAATGCAGTAATCTCCCATTTGTTTGGCGTTAAAAACGTATTCTATGGAACGTATAATCAGAGCAAAGTGGTGCTAAAGAAGTTGGCATACTCTTCTGAATTGAAAGCACTGGACGTTACATTGTGCAACAAACTCCATTTGGCATATCCTTGCTTGAATGTTCCATTAGATGAATATGCAACAGATTTTTATGGTCTAATCAGAAGGACAATTACCTCTGATTTTTCTAAGGATGATACTAGTCGCTTGAGACTTTGTCCGACAATAGAACATTTAGATGATCTATTTTACAATATCCATCTTAACAATAAACATATAGATCCTACGCAATACCTAATTAATCTCTGGACATTAGTTTCTATAAATCCAGAGCCATTAATTCTTCAG ATATTATCTGCTGAAGATGGATGGCCTGTACCAAAATATTTTGGAGCTTGTGGCCGGGTTATTATTGAAGAATATATTGGGTCACCACTTTCTGATTGTTATGACAAATCTTGGATTGAAAGAGTAAAAATCGCTTCAAGCCTTTTAAATGCTGCTTACatgtttacttttaaaaacgaaaaattcagtttttatttaacggaTATATCGGCCGACAATATTGCTGTTGACCATGAAAATGTAGCGAAGTTTAttgatttagaaaatattattattgttgacAAAGATATTTCTCAAgaag ataaattaaaagaatggCAGAAAATACATAACAACATGATGCACCTCGATTGTCCTAATTGTTTTGCATTTTCTGCCGAGGATATTTGTAATCATCATTTAAGTGACCacaattattatgcaattTGTCAG ACTGAGCACGAGCAACATTGA
- the LOC105833323 gene encoding divergent protein kinase domain 2A isoform X1, whose translation MILYHIRNIILGFKKWRILLLIGTCVLALRINVILQTLYPSVTQLTELHKCPVCYGASACHNVHRIDLLWNDVNAVISHLFGVKNVFYGTYNQSKVVLKKLAYSSELKALDVTLCNKLHLAYPCLNVPLDEYATDFYGLIRRTITSDFSKDDTSRLRLCPTIEHLDDLFYNIHLNNKHIDPTQYLINLWTLVSINPEPLILQILSAEDGWPVPKYFGACGRVIIEEYIGSPLSDCYDKSWIERVKIASSLLNAAYMFTFKNEKFSFYLTDISADNIAVDHENVAKFIDLENIIIVDKDISQEDKLKEWQKIHNNMMHLDCPNCFAFSAEDICNHHLSDHNYYAICQLLLNSGNGNPFPGGFLHDTPVNIEQQYPDIEHFLQQCAVPDSTNSRIFFGQRLKALLDTILKELL comes from the exons atgATTCTGTATCATATACGTAACATAATCCtcggatttaaaaaatggagaatATTACTGTTAATCGGTACCTGCGTTCTTGCTTTgagaataaatgttattttgcaaaCTTTGTATCCTTCAGTAACGCAGCTGACGGAGCTGCACAAGTGTCCGGTGTGTTACGGGGCTTCCGCGTGTCATAACGTTCATAGAATAGATCTTCTATGGAATGATGTTAATGCAGTAATCTCCCATTTGTTTGGCGTTAAAAACGTATTCTATGGAACGTATAATCAGAGCAAAGTGGTGCTAAAGAAGTTGGCATACTCTTCTGAATTGAAAGCACTGGACGTTACATTGTGCAACAAACTCCATTTGGCATATCCTTGCTTGAATGTTCCATTAGATGAATATGCAACAGATTTTTATGGTCTAATCAGAAGGACAATTACCTCTGATTTTTCTAAGGATGATACTAGTCGCTTGAGACTTTGTCCGACAATAGAACATTTAGATGATCTATTTTACAATATCCATCTTAACAATAAACATATAGATCCTACGCAATACCTAATTAATCTCTGGACATTAGTTTCTATAAATCCAGAGCCATTAATTCTTCAG ATATTATCTGCTGAAGATGGATGGCCTGTACCAAAATATTTTGGAGCTTGTGGCCGGGTTATTATTGAAGAATATATTGGGTCACCACTTTCTGATTGTTATGACAAATCTTGGATTGAAAGAGTAAAAATCGCTTCAAGCCTTTTAAATGCTGCTTACatgtttacttttaaaaacgaaaaattcagtttttatttaacggaTATATCGGCCGACAATATTGCTGTTGACCATGAAAATGTAGCGAAGTTTAttgatttagaaaatattattattgttgacAAAGATATTTCTCAAgaag ataaattaaaagaatggCAGAAAATACATAACAACATGATGCACCTCGATTGTCCTAATTGTTTTGCATTTTCTGCCGAGGATATTTGTAATCATCATTTAAGTGACCacaattattatgcaattTGTCAG CTTCTATTAAATTCAGGAAATGGAAATCCATTTCCTGGTGGATTTCTTCACGATACACCTGTTAATATTGAACAGCAATATCCCGATATTGAGCATTTTTTGCAACAATGTGCTGTTCCTGATTCTACTAATTCCAGAATATTTTTTGGCCAGCGACTCAAAGCATTATTggatacaattttaaaagaattacttTAA